Proteins encoded together in one Carya illinoinensis cultivar Pawnee chromosome 3, C.illinoinensisPawnee_v1, whole genome shotgun sequence window:
- the LOC122302580 gene encoding 2-methylene-furan-3-one reductase-like: MAAPSSFTIPSHNKAWVYSEYGSAVDVLKLDPNVPVPEVKDDQVLVKVAAASLNPVDSKRMRGYIKATDSPLPTVPGYDIAGVVVKVGSRVKNFKEGDEVYGDINEVALEQPKRFGSLAQYTAVEERLLSLKPNSLSFVEAASLPLAIETAYEGLERTGFSAGKSILVLGGAGGVGTQIIQLAKHVFGASKVAATASTAKLELLKSLGADWAIDYTKEKFEDFPEKFDVVYDAVGQVDRAVKAVKEGGQVVTIVGPETPPPAIIFVLTSKGSILEKLKPYLESGKVKPVIDPKSPFPFSKTVEAFSYLDTNRATGKVVVYPFP, encoded by the exons ATGGCAGCCCCTTCATCTTTTACGATACCCTCCCACAACAAAGCTTGGGTCTACTCTGAATATGGAAGTGCTGTTGATGTTTTGAAACTTGACCCCAATGTTCCCGTCCCAGAAGTGAAGGACGACCAAGTGCTGGTCAAGGTTGCTGCTGCATCCCTTAATCCTGTCGATTCTAAGAGGATGCGTGGGTATATTAAGGCCACAGACTCCCCTTTACCC ACTGTTCCGGGATATGACATTGCTGGTGTGGTGGTGAAAGTGGGAAGCCGAGTAAAGAATTTCAAGGAGGGAGATGAAGTATATGGGGATATCAATGAGGTAGCTTTAGAGCAACCAAAAAGATTTGGATCTTTGGCCCAATACACTGCCGTGGAAGAGAGATTATTGTCTCTTAAACCCAATAGCCTAAGTTTTGTGGAGGCAGCTAGCCTTCCTCTGGCTATTGAGACTGCCTATGAAGGCCTTGAACGCACAGGATTTTCTGCTGGTAAATCCATCCTTGTTTTGGGAGGTGCTGGTGGAGTTGGGACACAGATTATTCAG CTAGCAAAGCATGTTTTTGGTGCATCCAAGGTAGCAGCTACTGCAAGCACTGCGAAACTGGAACTGTTGAAGAGTCTGGGAGCTGATTGGGCGATTGATTATACCAAGGAGAAATTTGAAGACTTTCCTGAGAAATTTGACGTAGTATATGATGCAGTTG GGCAGGTTGACAGGGCGGTCAAGGCGGTGAAAGAAGGTGGTCAGGTCGTGACAATAGTAGGTCCAGAAACTCCACCACCAGCAATCATATTTGTACTCACTTCTAAGGGTTCAATCTTAGAGAAGCTGAAACCTTACTTGGAGAGCGGGAAGGTGAAGCCGGTGATAGACCCGAAAAGCCCATTTCCATTTTCTAAGACTGTGGAAGCATTTTCCTATCTGGACACTAACAGAGCTACTGGAAAGGTGGTCGTGTATCCCTTCCCTTGA